Proteins encoded within one genomic window of Guyparkeria hydrothermalis:
- the msrB gene encoding peptide-methionine (R)-S-oxide reductase MsrB, whose amino-acid sequence MSNEPDFWRENLTEEQYRVCRLGGTEAPWSGALNDEKRPGRFDCVCCGQPLFVSDAKFDSGSGWPSFIRPADDQAVIERRDTSHGMIRTEVVCSGCKAHLGHVFEDGPAPTGLRYCINSVCLVFHPAEEQPAT is encoded by the coding sequence ATGAGCAACGAACCCGATTTCTGGCGAGAAAACCTGACCGAAGAGCAATATCGCGTCTGTCGGCTGGGAGGCACCGAAGCGCCCTGGTCGGGCGCCTTGAACGACGAAAAGCGCCCGGGGCGCTTCGATTGCGTCTGCTGCGGCCAGCCGCTGTTCGTCAGTGACGCCAAGTTCGATTCCGGGTCCGGCTGGCCGAGTTTTATCCGTCCGGCCGACGATCAGGCCGTGATCGAACGACGCGATACCAGTCACGGCATGATCCGTACCGAAGTGGTCTGCTCTGGCTGCAAGGCCCACTTGGGCCATGTCTTCGAGGACGGTCCGGCGCCAACCGGCCTGCGCTACTGCATCAACAGTGTCTGCCTGGTCTTCCATCCCGCCGAGGAACAGCCAGCTACTTGA
- a CDS encoding stringent starvation protein B, whose product MLSKRPYLIPAFYDWIVDQGHVPHLVVNAHAEGVMVPTVFVEDGHIQLNIGPNAVRDFYMDRVAISFEARFAGQPEQVYVPMHAVKAIVDRDSGQGATFSDEPEETFPQSDDVGAGSTEAPTTGRKGRPQLRAVRGNEEAGSDPEISKRDGKPDDGGPDDDPPPGGGGGGKGGPSLRVVK is encoded by the coding sequence ATGCTTTCCAAGCGCCCTTATCTGATACCTGCGTTCTATGACTGGATTGTCGACCAGGGCCATGTGCCGCATCTGGTCGTCAACGCCCATGCCGAGGGTGTCATGGTGCCGACCGTGTTCGTGGAAGACGGTCACATCCAGTTGAACATCGGGCCGAACGCGGTCCGCGATTTCTACATGGACCGCGTAGCGATCTCCTTCGAGGCTCGTTTCGCCGGACAGCCCGAACAGGTCTACGTACCGATGCACGCGGTGAAGGCGATCGTCGACCGTGATTCGGGGCAGGGCGCCACCTTCTCCGACGAACCGGAAGAAACCTTTCCGCAGAGTGACGATGTCGGTGCCGGGTCGACCGAAGCGCCCACGACGGGACGCAAGGGGCGGCCGCAGCTGCGTGCCGTCCGCGGTAACGAGGAGGCTGGGAGCGACCCCGAGATTTCGAAGCGGGACGGCAAGCCGGACGATGGCGGGCCGGACGACGACCCGCCTCCCGGCGGGGGTGGTGGAGGTAAAGGCGGCCCGAGTCTCCGGGTGGTCAAGTAG
- a CDS encoding glutathione S-transferase N-terminal domain-containing protein — MATVNRRSVMTLFTSPDSPDCHRTRIVLAEKELTAEIIDLSEQEPPEDFYDLSPEGTVPVLADRDLVLTNARVIMEYLDERFPHPPLMPVDPVSRAKVRTALYRIENDWYGLLPEFERGEKTVARARKQLKEGLLSAAPIFSAMPFFMSEEFSLADVTLAALLWYLPKYGIELSGPNAKPILDYMDRVFSRPTFQASLTEVEREMREA, encoded by the coding sequence ATGGCGACCGTCAATCGTCGTTCGGTCATGACCTTGTTCACCAGCCCGGATTCGCCGGATTGTCACCGGACCCGGATCGTCCTCGCGGAAAAGGAACTGACTGCCGAGATCATCGATCTGTCCGAGCAGGAACCGCCGGAGGACTTCTACGACCTGTCGCCGGAAGGCACCGTGCCGGTGCTCGCCGACCGTGACCTCGTGCTGACCAACGCCCGCGTGATCATGGAATACCTCGACGAGCGCTTCCCGCATCCGCCGCTGATGCCGGTCGACCCGGTCAGCCGGGCGAAGGTGCGCACAGCGCTCTACCGGATCGAGAACGACTGGTACGGTCTGTTGCCGGAGTTTGAGCGCGGCGAGAAGACCGTGGCTCGCGCCCGCAAGCAACTCAAGGAAGGTCTGCTGTCCGCCGCGCCGATCTTCTCGGCCATGCCGTTCTTCATGAGCGAGGAGTTCTCCCTGGCCGACGTCACCTTGGCGGCGCTGCTGTGGTATTTGCCCAAATACGGCATCGAGTTGAGCGGCCCGAATGCCAAGCCGATCCTTGATTACATGGATCGCGTCTTCAGCCGTCCGACGTTCCAGGCGAGTCTTACCGAAGTTGAACGCGAGATGCGTGAAGCCTGA
- a CDS encoding cytochrome c1 produces the protein MIRLTFFLFLIGVLVAPNAKAAGSSYPLKDAEVDLGDEASLFRGAQTFMDSCATCHSADMMRFGRIADDLGLSDEQLAKLMPTDKSKAGDTIETSMPSDYANQTFGIVPPDLTLVARVRGGDWLYTYLTTFYADPDAPWGVNNAVFPGVGMPHVLAAQQGLLQPVYETHGEGEDAKKELVDLEPPARPGTMSEEEFDQKMRDLTAFMVYMAEPAALLRAHYGPYVLAFLFIFTLVMYLLKKEYWRDIKH, from the coding sequence ATGATCCGACTGACATTCTTCCTGTTTCTTATCGGCGTGCTGGTCGCGCCCAACGCCAAGGCTGCCGGCAGCAGTTATCCACTCAAGGATGCCGAAGTGGATCTCGGTGACGAGGCGTCATTGTTCCGCGGCGCCCAGACGTTCATGGACAGCTGCGCGACCTGTCACAGTGCCGACATGATGCGCTTCGGCCGGATTGCCGATGACCTCGGTCTCAGCGACGAGCAGCTGGCGAAGCTGATGCCGACCGACAAGAGCAAGGCCGGTGACACCATCGAGACCAGCATGCCGTCGGACTATGCCAACCAGACCTTTGGCATCGTCCCGCCGGATCTGACGCTGGTGGCACGTGTGCGTGGCGGTGACTGGCTGTACACCTATCTGACGACGTTCTACGCCGATCCGGACGCTCCCTGGGGTGTGAACAATGCGGTCTTCCCCGGCGTGGGCATGCCGCACGTGCTTGCCGCGCAGCAGGGGCTGCTCCAGCCGGTCTACGAGACCCATGGGGAAGGCGAAGACGCCAAGAAGGAACTGGTCGACCTCGAGCCGCCGGCACGCCCGGGCACCATGAGCGAGGAAGAATTCGATCAGAAGATGCGCGACCTGACTGCGTTCATGGTCTACATGGCCGAGCCGGCGGCGTTGCTCCGTGCGCACTACGGGCCGTACGTGCTTGCGTTCCTGTTCATCTTCACGCTGGTGATGTACCTGCTGAAGAAGGAATACTGGCGCGACATCAAGCATTGA
- a CDS encoding cytochrome b, with protein MIKSLGKWVDDRLPVSHFWNAHLAKYYVPHNFNFWYYFGSLLLVVFVLQIVTGIWLTMSYKPSADDAFASVEYIMRDVEWGWLLRYLHSTGASFFFIAVYLHIFRGMMYGSYKKPRELIWIFGVLILLVLMAEAFMGYLLPWGQMSYWGAQVIISLFTSIPVIGPDLAQWIRGDFVVSDATLNRFFALHVIALPLVLLFLIGGHIMALHEVGSNNPDGVDIKENKDSSGKPVDGIPFHPYYTVKDLFGLGVFMFIFAVVLFYWPDGGGLFLEHPNFTPADPLKTPEHIAPVWYFAPHYAILRAVPDKFLGVVAMTVAILILFVLPWLDRNRTRSIRYRSTAFKVNLFAFAAAFIGLGYLGTQPPTPLGTLSAQLLSAVYFGFFIALFFISRHERTKPVPERLK; from the coding sequence ATGATCAAGAGCCTGGGCAAGTGGGTGGATGATCGCCTGCCGGTGTCGCATTTCTGGAATGCGCACCTGGCGAAGTACTACGTCCCCCACAACTTCAACTTCTGGTACTACTTCGGCTCGCTGCTGCTGGTGGTGTTCGTCCTGCAGATCGTCACCGGTATCTGGCTGACGATGAGCTACAAGCCGTCTGCGGATGATGCCTTTGCCTCGGTCGAGTACATCATGCGTGACGTGGAGTGGGGTTGGCTGCTGCGCTATCTGCACTCGACCGGCGCGTCGTTCTTCTTCATCGCGGTGTATCTGCACATCTTCCGCGGGATGATGTACGGCAGTTACAAGAAGCCGCGCGAGCTGATCTGGATCTTTGGCGTCCTGATCCTGTTGGTGCTGATGGCAGAGGCCTTCATGGGCTACCTGCTGCCGTGGGGGCAGATGTCCTACTGGGGCGCACAGGTGATCATCTCGCTGTTCACCTCGATTCCGGTGATCGGCCCGGACCTGGCGCAGTGGATCCGCGGTGACTTCGTCGTCTCGGACGCGACCCTGAACCGCTTCTTCGCTCTGCACGTGATCGCGCTGCCGCTGGTGCTTCTGTTCCTGATCGGCGGCCACATCATGGCGCTGCACGAAGTGGGCTCGAACAACCCCGACGGCGTCGACATCAAGGAGAACAAGGATTCCAGCGGCAAGCCGGTGGACGGCATCCCGTTCCACCCGTACTACACGGTCAAGGACCTGTTCGGGCTGGGCGTGTTCATGTTCATCTTCGCCGTGGTGCTGTTCTACTGGCCTGACGGTGGCGGTCTGTTCCTGGAGCACCCGAACTTCACCCCGGCCGACCCGCTGAAGACTCCCGAGCACATCGCGCCGGTCTGGTACTTCGCGCCGCACTACGCGATTCTGCGCGCCGTTCCGGACAAGTTCCTCGGCGTGGTCGCGATGACGGTGGCCATCCTGATCCTGTTCGTCCTGCCGTGGCTTGATCGCAACCGCACCCGGTCGATTCGCTACCGCTCGACAGCATTCAAGGTGAACCTGTTCGCCTTCGCGGCCGCGTTCATCGGCCTCGGCTACCTGGGCACCCAGCCGCCGACGCCGCTCGGCACGCTGTCAGCGCAGTTGCTGTCGGCCGTCTACTTCGGCTTCTTCATCGCGCTGTTCTTCATCAGCCGTCATGAACGTACCAAGCCCGTGCCGGAGCGCCTGAAATGA
- the petA gene encoding ubiquinol-cytochrome c reductase iron-sulfur subunit — translation MADSPSNPARRRFLTGAATAVGAVGVGFAAVPFLSSFQPSAKAQAAGAPVDVNVGKLSPGQMTTVAWRGKPVYVVHRTERMLETLPEVTDKLRDPDSAVETQQPDFATNLYRARKENERFLVIVGLCTHLGCAPTYRPEVAPKDLGADWKGGFFCPCHGSKFDLSGRVYKGVPAPTNLEVPEYTYVSEQVIRVGGTEEEEA, via the coding sequence ATGGCTGATTCTCCCTCCAACCCGGCAAGGCGCCGGTTCCTGACCGGCGCGGCGACGGCGGTTGGCGCGGTGGGCGTCGGCTTTGCCGCCGTGCCGTTTCTGAGCTCCTTCCAGCCCAGTGCTAAGGCCCAGGCGGCCGGCGCCCCGGTCGATGTGAATGTTGGCAAGCTTTCGCCGGGTCAGATGACCACCGTGGCGTGGCGCGGCAAGCCCGTCTATGTGGTGCACCGCACCGAGCGCATGCTCGAGACCCTGCCCGAAGTGACCGACAAGCTGCGTGACCCGGATTCCGCCGTGGAAACCCAGCAGCCGGACTTCGCCACCAATCTCTACCGGGCCCGCAAGGAGAACGAGCGTTTCCTCGTGATCGTCGGTCTGTGTACGCACCTGGGTTGCGCGCCGACCTATCGCCCCGAGGTCGCTCCGAAAGACCTGGGCGCGGATTGGAAGGGCGGTTTCTTCTGCCCCTGCCACGGCTCGAAGTTCGACCTTTCCGGCCGTGTCTACAAGGGCGTGCCGGCCCCGACCAACCTGGAAGTTCCCGAGTACACCTACGTGAGTGAGCAGGTTATCCGCGTCGGCGGCACCGAGGAGGAAGAGGCATGA
- a CDS encoding Nif3-like dinuclear metal center hexameric protein, which produces MPETVDIRDLLGYCEQLLEPETYRDYAPNGLQVEGRRAVRRLVTGVTACQDLLDAAVEENADAVLVHHGYFWKNEPQVITGMKRRRIATLLAHDINLIGYHLPLDGHPTLGNNAWLADLVGLNVTDRFGHQQLAVAGRLEEPCTGGELAARLQGELGRTPLVVGPTDRPIERLGLCTGGAQDMLGEAIDLGLDAFISGEISERTTHMAREAGVTYFAAGHHATETGGVRLLGERLAEEFGIEHRFIDIDNPA; this is translated from the coding sequence CAGCTGCTCGAACCGGAAACCTACCGCGACTACGCGCCCAACGGCCTGCAGGTCGAGGGGCGGCGCGCCGTTCGCCGGCTGGTCACCGGGGTGACCGCCTGTCAGGACCTGCTGGACGCCGCGGTCGAAGAGAATGCCGACGCGGTGCTGGTTCACCACGGCTATTTCTGGAAGAACGAACCGCAGGTGATCACGGGAATGAAGCGGCGCCGTATCGCGACCCTGCTGGCGCACGATATCAATCTCATCGGTTATCACCTGCCGCTCGACGGGCACCCGACGCTGGGGAACAACGCCTGGCTCGCCGATCTTGTGGGCCTGAACGTGACCGACCGCTTCGGTCATCAGCAACTGGCCGTCGCCGGTCGACTGGAAGAGCCCTGCACGGGTGGTGAGCTTGCGGCACGCCTGCAGGGCGAACTCGGGCGCACGCCGCTGGTGGTTGGCCCGACCGATCGGCCCATCGAGCGACTCGGTTTGTGTACCGGCGGCGCACAGGACATGCTGGGCGAGGCCATCGATCTGGGGTTGGATGCCTTCATTTCCGGCGAAATCTCCGAGCGTACGACCCATATGGCGCGCGAAGCCGGTGTTACCTACTTTGCCGCCGGTCATCATGCGACCGAGACCGGTGGGGTCCGACTGCTGGGTGAGCGTCTGGCGGAGGAATTCGGTATCGAACACCGGTTCATCGACATCGACAACCCGGCCTGA